One Hevea brasiliensis isolate MT/VB/25A 57/8 chromosome 6, ASM3005281v1, whole genome shotgun sequence genomic window, CATTTCTCAATAAATAATACAATATATCAAGTGTATATTATTTATGTCAAAGAGATCCGTATACTAATTTTTAACTGAATATAAAGGCCTTCAAATTCAAGGAAGACATGAAAATGATGTGCCATACTTCAGTTTCAGTAGTTTGATGCATGTGtatttattaaatgaaattaattaaaggCTAAAACTTGGAGCATGATAAGTAAACTTCAAATATAAGATCAAGGGCAATATTAACACAtgtaaatttattaattctaagATAAATTTAGATGCCTAGAATTTTACCATTTATCATGTAAAGTTACATGGACTAAATAATTTAAACCATTTAATATGGACAATTATctcaaattaaattaagaaattaatttctaaatttaattctGAATCAAACAAAATGATTTAAATCTCCAAAATATAAGAACTTGAATTTAGCTCCAAAAGAAATCTATATATCTCCATTTTCAATGGGTGGCACATTGATTATATTGCACAAGCAAGTGCCAATAAAAGCATTATTTAATCAATGGCATATCTGTAAAAAGAGTAAAGATTAAAGTTTTTCTTCCAACAGCCTGTGTCATGATGCAGGTGACATTCAATATAAGGAGGAGATGGTACTCTTGTAATTTAAAGCAAAATTCAACCAGCCACTAAATAGTGGTGAAAAatgataaaattttcatttagtaTGAATGGTGGCAATTATTTTTCAAAACTAAAAATGGTGGCAATTTAATAAAATCTTAGCTTCTATTAATCAATGGCACATTTATAAGTAAAACCAGAATTAAGGCTTTTCTTTTGGTCACAAATTAGTGCGTTTGTAATGGTAAGAAAGAAAGCATGCAGCAAATAATGATGGCATAATTGTAATTTCCTTGAAAATGGGCTGTCACCTTCTAGGGCTCTTTCTTTCATTAAAGGaacttttgtatttttgtaataaagataaaaatcaaAAACCTTTTCTTTTAATCTCTAATTGGTGGTGTTTTGTTCTGTCATGCAATTCTAGACAATAAAATGATGAAAACGTAAGTCCTCTTACAATCAATGGCtcacttataattttaaataaaactgaGGCTGTTTTATTTGCAAGAAAATGGCTAATGTATATATATCAAAGACAAAGGCATTCTTATTAAATGACAACTAATTGAtccttttataatttttaataaaatcaaaGCAAACCAATGGTTCAACATAATGGCAACATATTATTTTTAGATAGGCCTTCTTATTCCTCTTGTACCCACATTATGCATGTAGAACCACATAACTGACTCTGCTATTCAAACAAATGGGCTTCGAGACGATTGTTTTCCATAGATGAtattgtttttaatatttttaacaactaaTATTTCACCAAtgttgaaaactaaaaattctagaGCAAGTCTTATATAAtcgcaaataaatttttaagatcGTACCTAAAAAAGTTTTAGAACACATTTCAAACATGATAATAAATTTTTAGTTGGGTTATTGCAAACCTCAAACCATCCACTATTTGGTGCTTTTCTCCCATTTTGAGCTCTCGAACATAAAAAGTAGGAAGGTGGTtggaactcttttttttttttgcagataTAAAAAGCGAAGAGACAAAACTTTTTATGTTGTTCCCACATATGACACAACTGTTGCAGTCCATGTAAATTTCTTATGGGTATAGATCTGCAAAACAGAAAATAAATGGTTCAAAGGTCTACCAGGTATAGACCCTGTGAGGACTCCCGATGCTCAAGTTAGAGCTGATACGAAAGAATAGTATATCGAATTGATTAGAGAGAAGAACATACCTCTATAGATGATCTGatcttttttatatataatatagacaaTGGTTGATTATGGTAAGTCAACTATataattatatggatattattagCTAGCATAATTATAGGATTATATTTCTAATTATAGTACATAATTATAGATATTGTTATATTTGGCAATCCTACCAAGATTGCTTATCTTTAATCAATATTATTTCCTTTTATTGAGTGGGTCTTACAGTGTTGAACCGACTAAATAAATCTCATGGCTGAATTATTAAATATGATTAGACTCATGAACTATCCGAAAACTCAAGTTACTGGGTCAAATATATTGACTGTTTAGTTTAGCTGTTAACTGATAGCTGACAGCTGGTAGCTGATAATAACgaatttatgttaagtgtttagtAAAACTATGTTTAGATATTGCTGTTGATATATAAAATGACTAATAagagtatatatcatataatttattttattattgaaataaatataaaattataaatttattatattatattatttattttattattaaaataattattaatttcatatattatatcatttattatattattaaaataaaaatataattattgatttattatatcatattatttattttattattaaaaaaagaaaataattaaatcccttaaaaaataattaaataattttaaaaataataataaagtaattatttttgtttataaagaaaaaatcttataattttaagtttttagaaaaaaaacttattttttataataaataaatattatatattttatgttattaataaaaaatattttaataaaattgcaaTACGCTAATTAAAGTGTTAagattataaaataaaaagataaaagcaAACTATTAATAATATTGATTTTCGAGTTACATGAAAAAGGATAATatagtttaaataaaaattaaaattaaatcagcTATTAGCTGATGAGAAACGACTCTAATAATAGAGTTTATACAAGTTGTAGCTGATTGGTATTATATTAATTGCCTATCATTTATCAGCTCAATTTTTTTAAAGTTACtaaatatcataatttatttgtttatgtgtctatcagctatcactCAAATACCCCTTATATCATTAATGTCGATTAAATTTGAGGCCACCACTGACGCTAAGGGAACGGGTACAAGTCACCAAAACTCATAATAAATCTAAACATTTCTTTTGCAAACAATGTGAACCTTCATTGTAAAAAcacatttaaatataaaataacttCAATTACTTTATAAATATATTGTTTTTAGATATTGACAAAGATTTTCAATTCAATGGAGTTAAAATACATAGACTAaagtattaaatttttaaaattaagatatatatatatatatatatatatatatattaattttgacataatttaaaaataagaagtaatttattttttttaaaccaACTAAATTATTTATGAAAATCACTGTTCATTTTTATTTTGTGTACGCAATATAAAAATCGAATAGAGGGTCCTCATCATTAAATTcctgttttccattcataaatatTGTGAGATTTTTCACTCGCCatggaaagaaaattttagaaagaGTAAATGCATAAAAATTGGCATCAAGCCCAATTGACAACTCAATTGAgtttaattgaaaaatttttatccatattcaatttattataaatttaaaatattatttatatttaatttattataaatttaaaatattataagattcatatatttaatagataaattttattatatattttttattttaaatatataataaattaatttaattattatagccATTTGATATACACAATCTAATTTAATGTGTTTGACTTTTTtagaatagattttttttttttttacttttacacAATAATTCATCCTTGTTCaacattttaataatatttttagctAATTATAGGATACTCtaacatattaaaaaataattattttataaaatttattactattaatttattattatataattatgaaATCATGATAAtagtataaatttataaaattattcagaaagaaagaaaatatacTTCTGGTGCATGAGatcatttctctaattttttcatatattttttaaaattttcattaaattataatttaaaatttcataattttaaatataattttaatattctaaatcaaaattcattgatattttaatttactaatcatattcaaacaccaaattaatagaaaaaaaataaagttatttaaataatttagagcCTGTTGTAAATCAAATAATTGATCCCTTAACCTAATAATAAAGCGAGTATACTAAAAAGCTAGACCATTTTTATATctcattaatataaaatttcctcttcatattagaaaaaaaaaaggttttttttatattataattaacatttatattttgaaaaataaatgaaaacaatccctaaattttatatttaaataagtgaACAAGTTAATTAACTTTATATTttcaaattgaattaaataataaataatataattataaataataaaaaatattttgagtaAAGTCGATGTCTTCACTTTTATTCTATATAATATATTGATaaacatataaataaattaaagaagaaattataattacttaaaaatattaaaatataattatagatGTAATTGAaacaatattataaaaattatattttttttaaattataattaaaaaatattaaatttaacatttaatatttttaattaacttgTAATTTAAATATAGTACAGTATTTACCCAATTAGTCCTGCAAATCTCCCTTTCCAGAGCAAGACCTGCTTGGTAGTGTGTGGGTGTGTGGAGAGATTCAATCGCAAAACCGGTTGGTTGTTTTCCGATCCGAGCTTCTTCCGTTTTCAATTTGCTGCAAATATGTCAATCCAAAATCTTCTCAGAACCCTCAAAACTGTCAAAAGGACTCTCCCCCAAAATCTCTCCCCAAAACCCTATTATGAAATCCCTCACTCCATCTCTAAAAACCTGATTgccccctcttcttcttcttcttctttttcttcttctacgaTTCTCTCTAATCTCAGCCCAACGAAGCTCCACCAAATTCTAGCTAGCCCAGATCACAAACCCTCACAATGCTTGCATTTCTTCAACTTTATCATAGAAAACCAATCATTGATCTCATTCAAACCCGATCTTCAGGCGCATTTGACTCTAATTTGCAGGCTTTTAATGGTAAGAAGGTTCTCAGATGCAGAGAATCTCTTGAAATCTGTGTCAATCGATGAATATCCCAGGTACCCATTTCCTTTTCTAGCTGCTACTATTGAGAATTGTTGTTGTTTTGAACCGAAAGTTGTGGCAAAGTTATTCAATTTGATAATTAAGGTTTATTCCGATAATGCAAAATTTGGCCAAGTTTTGGAGACTTTTGATCACATGAAGAATAATGGAATTGGCATTGATGAAAGAACTTGTACTGTTCATTTGTTCGCTCTTAAGAGAAATGATGAGATGAGTTTAGGCCTTGAATTTTTTTATCGAATGGTTGAATCTGGTATTGAGATTTCTGTGTATTCATTGACAGTAGTTGTTGATGGATTGTGTAAGAGTGGAGAGATCAAGAGGTGTAGAGAATTGGTGGAGGAAATGTTAAGTAAAGGGATTAAACCCAATATTATAACATATAACATAATGATCGATGCTTGTGCTAAGAGATGGAATTTTGAGGAGTTAGATTCCATATTGGCATTAATGGAAAAGGAAGGAGAGGCATTTAATGTCAATACATATAAAATTTTGATAGATGGGTACTCAAGCTTTGGCAAAATTGAAGAAGCTAAGAAATTGGTATTGGATATGCATGATAGAGACTTAAAAGCAGATACCCACATGTATAACTTGATTATAAATGGGTATTGTAAACTAGGTCTTGTGGATAGAGCGCTTTCTGTGTTTGATAGGATGACAACTAGAGATGTTAACTTCAATTTTGATACTTTTTGGgccttaataaatggcatttgcAAGGCTGGAAAGATGGAGATTGCAATGGTATATGTAAGCAAGATGCAGAGCAAAGGAATTGAGCTAGACAAggcattatttaatacattggttGATGGATATTGCAATGTGGGAATGATAGATGAAGCTTTTGCATTGCAGACTGAGATGGAGAAGAAAGGTTTTGCATGTGATATTTGCTTATGTAGCAAAATACTAGGTGGGCTATTTAAGTCAAAACGATTTGAGGAAGCACAAGAGTTGGTGAACATGATGGTTAAAAGAGGTGAGAGCCCTGAAAAGTTAACAACTTTGATTAAAGCAGGTGGAAACCTGGTTTAAGAGAGCAAAGATGCTGGTGAACATAATGATTAAAAGAGATGAAAACCTATGATGCAAAGAAGGGGATTTTGTGGAGACAGTAAGAAAGAGCAAGCAAACTGATAATGCAAGTGTTTTCTTGGGTTCTCTTTTTCAATCATGTGTTCTCTCTATTCTGAAATTTTGAATGTTTCAATTAATGGGTGCCATGAAAAGGGAGCATGAGCAAAGCTCGAAAATATACCAGCGAGAATTCTTACATGAGCAAGTGAATTTATCCTTGATGCTTATCAGGAAAAGAGAGTGTACACTAGATTATTTCATGAATCTCCATGTACAATATTTTCAGCCCAAGATGTTGATTCATTAACGGAAGTTATTTTAAGTTTTGTCAATGGAAAGAAGTTTGTAATGTGCAATAACAGTCAAATAGTGTAATATTTGGCACATTATCTGATTGGCTCAGCTTCAAGAAATTGCGAAATATGATCCGGAAAGGTGATCAAATTCGGTGTGCTGCTCAGCTTGATATCTTGAAAATCCTGGAAAATAAGGGCGAAAGGTTTTCAGTTGAGGACTAGATGTCTATGAGAATATCGCACGAGGCACTCCATATAAGCAGAGTAAAATTCTGTTCGAGAAAGGCAAAGCTTCAGATAAAAGTTAAGGTAGTTAAGGTAAAAAGAAGGGTATGGGAATTTTCTGTTGTAATGGTGTAATCCCATATGCATGTTTCAAATGGTACTCTCTAAAAACGGCCATATTATGTGCCTGGAAAATGACATAAAAACTCAGTTGCACAATGTCAAGTTCTATCAAGTTGTTGGAATGGATAGAGCATAACACATTTCAAACTAACGCCAAAGGATTTGCCGAATAATTGCTAAAAAAATTCACAGGAAACGAAAAAGCGAGCTAAAGTGCATTGATTTTTCTCACTTTGAGGTTTCATCTCtgatttttcaattaaattctaCATTTACCAACGGATTTGTATCGGAATATTTTCAAGTTAGCTAATCTCAAAATATTCTGGTTGCTTTGTTGAACATTTCCTATCAATTTATGGAAGGATTCCACAAAGCTATGCCACCTAGCACTTGCAAAGCAAAGGTCACAAAAGCACAGCTGTTTTATAATTTATTAGAACCATTTCCATTTGGCTTGATTGCTTACACAGAAAATAAATCGAAGTCATTCCAAATCTTACAATAGTACCTCGCATTACTATAGACAATGATGGGCAATCGCCAGATCACTCTCAGCTACAAAGTTAGGAGGCAAAATAAAATGGGTGGAAAACTAGAAGTTGGCACAAAATTGATCTACTACCTCTGTGGAGTTCCAGATAGTATTGGGCCACTAGCCACGGACCCATGTTTTCCCATGGCTGGAATGCTGAGGGAGCGTTTTCTGGTTTTAACACTACCAGCGTTTGACAATCTTCTTCCTCCCTTTTCCACGAGCAGAGAAGAGTAAAACGAGCATAATGGCTCACCCAGTGGCTCACTTCTAGTTCTAAGGAACCGGTCTAGATTCTGCATATATTTATCGCCTTTCAACGGGTTTGCCTTATTAACAGTAATAGGCAGAACCTTATCTTTGGACTCCTCATCGTCATCTGAACAATACCCATTCTGTAGCACATCCTGCATTGCTAGATCATCGTACTCCTCATCAGATTTTGTGGACTCCTCATCAACTGAGCCAATCTGTTCAAtatcaattccagaaattcaaaATAAGGATTAACATAAAGTGCAAGACATTGTTCCAGTAGTAATGGATCTAAGTTTCGAGCTTTACGAGTTTGA contains:
- the LOC110650323 gene encoding pentatricopeptide repeat-containing protein At2g28050 → MSIQNLLRTLKTVKRTLPQNLSPKPYYEIPHSISKNLIAPSSSSSSFSSSTILSNLSPTKLHQILASPDHKPSQCLHFFNFIIENQSLISFKPDLQAHLTLICRLLMVRRFSDAENLLKSVSIDEYPRYPFPFLAATIENCCCFEPKVVAKLFNLIIKVYSDNAKFGQVLETFDHMKNNGIGIDERTCTVHLFALKRNDEMSLGLEFFYRMVESGIEISVYSLTVVVDGLCKSGEIKRCRELVEEMLSKGIKPNIITYNIMIDACAKRWNFEELDSILALMEKEGEAFNVNTYKILIDGYSSFGKIEEAKKLVLDMHDRDLKADTHMYNLIINGYCKLGLVDRALSVFDRMTTRDVNFNFDTFWALINGICKAGKMEIAMVYVSKMQSKGIELDKALFNTLVDGYCNVGMIDEAFALQTEMEKKGFACDICLCSKILGGLFKSKRFEEAQELVNMMVKRGESPEKLTTLIKAGGNLV